A region from the Fundulus heteroclitus isolate FHET01 unplaced genomic scaffold, MU-UCD_Fhet_4.1 scaffold_68, whole genome shotgun sequence genome encodes:
- the LOC118561623 gene encoding uncharacterized protein LOC118561623, which translates to MDAGPNDRVPVEFLRVNEPFRENAFLLIDMMLKMAPKTRENTSQLVDEILHSIFFMGMIHTRPFSPGEIFAGHDEMLAEVQNTYPEPFRRYFRRLPRRSPFSCVLDMVVSWRGQENEEDIRTRLQAIKNRLIQDYLGRRPLSSAMLCVSRVIDQNESKRHYGVSMSAPWYPSRQILIAASCFSFWNEFVADAVMTFYPEKVRRENFDGTFWLEPRVNCQAFDISWGQRRSPCLSCHNMFGLTTIDTREYPYGNCAEAESLSKLLTEGEARMRVKRSATWNEENRVRVRQEVRSYLVRLLRNVNGFEWDNNYYTPQRARL; encoded by the exons ATG GATGCTGGGCCGAATGACCG CGTTCCTGTAGAGTTCCTGAGAGTTAATGAACCTTTCAGAGAAAACGCCTTTCTACTTATTGATATGATGTTAAAAATGGCTCCAAAAACCCGAGAAAACACTTCACAACTGGTGGATGAG attcttcacagcattttctttatggGGATGATTCATACAAGACCATTTTCCCCCGGAGAAATTTTCGCTGGTCACGATGAGATGTTGGCAGAAGTACAGAACACCTACCCCGAGCCTTTCAGACGGTATTTCCGTCGCCTGCCAAGACGGAGTCCGTTTTCATGTGTGCTGGACATG GTTGTTTCTTGGCGGGGTCAGGAGAATGAAGAAGACATAAGAACGAGGCTGCAAGCAATAAAAAATAGGTTGATCCAAGACTATTTAGGAAGAAGACCGTTGTCCTCCGCCATGCTCTGCGTCTCTCGTGTTATTGACCAAAACGAGTCGAAGAGGCACTACGGAGTCTCCATGTCCGCCCCCTGGTATCCTTCACGCCAAATCCTGATTGCTgcctcctgttttagcttctgGAATGAATTTGTAGCCGATGCTGTGATGACCTTCTATCCTGAAAAAGTGAGGAGGGAAAATTTTGATGGCACCTTCTGGTTGGAGCCACGTGTAAACTGTCAGGCCTTTGACATCAGCTGGGGACAAAGAAGGAGCCCTTGCCTTTCTTGTCATAATATGTTTGGCTTGACCACGATTGACACACGGGAGTACCCCTATGGCAACTGTGCTGAAGCAGAAAGTTTAAGCAAACTGCTTACAGAGGGAGAAGCTAGAATGAGAGTAAAAAGATCTGCAACCTGGAATGAAGAAAACAGGGTAAGGGTTAGACAGGAAGTTCGCAGCTATCTTGTGCGTTTACTGAGGAATGTGAATGGCTTTGAATGGGATAATAATTATTACACTCCACAAAGGGCCAGACTTTAA